Proteins encoded by one window of Streptomyces clavuligerus:
- the lhgO gene encoding L-2-hydroxyglutarate oxidase has protein sequence MSRAIDVAVIGGGLLGLATARALLRTGPDLSVTVLEKEAHWGAHQSGHNSNVIHSGLYYAPGSLKARLARAGGEEMIRYCEQHDVPVKRTGKLVVATSTAQLPGLDALAERGRANGVTVRRLSRGEFAEREPHVAGVAALSVADTAMTDFGQVCRALAAELTELGAELRTQSPALSFDTEGDRTVIRTPREELRARILVNCAGLHSDKIAAAAGDRPTVRIMPFRGEYAEVRPGRRGLINNPVYPVPDPELPFLGVHITPMLDGTVHVGPNAVPALAREGYRWRDVEPRLLGELLRDPALRGLARRFWRHGVTEITRSLVWPLFVREVRRLVPAIESRDMRRHGSGVRAQAVTADGQLVDDFIINRTPRAVHVLNAPSPAATSSLHIGSRIAADVFEQLGHEDAARAAREESAAT, from the coding sequence ATGTCACGTGCCATCGACGTCGCCGTCATCGGAGGAGGGCTGCTCGGGCTCGCCACGGCCCGAGCGCTGCTGCGTACCGGTCCCGACCTCTCCGTCACGGTCCTGGAGAAGGAGGCGCACTGGGGTGCCCACCAGTCCGGGCACAACAGCAACGTGATCCACAGCGGCCTGTACTACGCGCCCGGCTCCCTCAAGGCCCGGCTCGCCCGGGCCGGCGGCGAGGAGATGATCCGGTACTGCGAGCAGCACGACGTGCCCGTCAAGCGCACCGGCAAGCTCGTGGTGGCCACCTCCACGGCCCAGCTCCCCGGTCTGGACGCACTCGCGGAGCGCGGCCGGGCGAACGGCGTGACCGTGCGGCGACTGAGCCGCGGTGAGTTCGCCGAGCGGGAGCCGCACGTCGCCGGAGTGGCCGCGCTGTCCGTCGCGGACACCGCGATGACCGACTTCGGCCAGGTGTGCCGCGCGCTCGCCGCCGAGCTGACCGAACTCGGCGCCGAGCTGCGCACCCAGTCGCCGGCCCTGTCTTTCGATACCGAGGGCGACCGGACAGTGATCCGCACGCCCCGCGAGGAGCTGCGGGCACGGATCCTCGTCAACTGCGCCGGGCTGCACAGCGACAAGATCGCGGCGGCGGCCGGTGACCGCCCGACGGTGCGGATCATGCCCTTCCGCGGTGAGTACGCGGAGGTCAGGCCGGGGCGCCGCGGGCTGATCAACAACCCTGTGTACCCCGTGCCCGACCCCGAGCTGCCCTTCCTCGGCGTGCACATCACCCCCATGCTCGACGGCACGGTCCACGTGGGCCCCAACGCCGTGCCCGCGCTGGCCCGGGAGGGCTACCGCTGGCGCGACGTCGAACCCCGCCTGCTGGGCGAACTGCTGCGGGACCCGGCCCTGCGCGGTCTCGCCCGGCGCTTCTGGCGGCACGGGGTCACCGAGATCACCCGCTCGCTGGTCTGGCCCCTGTTCGTCCGCGAAGTCCGCCGCCTGGTCCCGGCGATCGAGAGCCGGGACATGCGACGGCACGGCAGCGGCGTACGTGCACAGGCGGTCACGGCGGACGGGCAACTCGTCGACGACTTCATCATCAACCGCACCCCGCGCGCCGTCCACGTGCTCAACGCGCCTTCCCCCGCGGCCACGTCGAGCCTCCACATCGGGAGCAGGATCGCGGCCGACGTCTTCGAGCAACTCGGTCACGAGGACGCGGCCCGGGCCGCACGCGAAGAGTCCGCTGCGACCTGA
- a CDS encoding GntR family transcriptional regulator → MTRAARTPSSTSNSAGVIAERLRSSIRNGGLLPGTHLVQEKLATELEVSRIPLREALHTLAAEGLIEVVPQRGMLVAELSHGEIAELFELRLQLEPYLSEEIVRGCRDRDIDALQELADEMRRQGADATVRASLNYEFHQRVYALSERRLTLRFIDQLLHLVEPYSRRWVRSGHDLERIDDEHQQMVDALRNRDAAALRRAITAHVEGGRDHVMAAQRKS, encoded by the coding sequence GTGACGCGAGCAGCCCGGACCCCCAGCAGCACGAGCAACAGCGCCGGCGTCATCGCCGAACGGCTACGCAGCTCCATCCGCAACGGCGGACTGCTTCCGGGCACCCATTTGGTGCAGGAGAAGCTCGCGACCGAGTTGGAGGTCAGCCGCATCCCTCTGCGCGAGGCCCTGCACACGCTCGCCGCCGAGGGCCTGATCGAAGTGGTGCCGCAGCGCGGCATGCTCGTCGCCGAACTCAGCCACGGCGAGATCGCCGAGCTCTTCGAGCTGCGCCTCCAGCTGGAGCCGTACCTGTCCGAGGAGATCGTGCGCGGCTGTCGCGACCGGGACATCGACGCACTCCAGGAACTCGCCGACGAGATGCGCCGCCAGGGCGCCGACGCCACGGTGCGCGCCTCTCTCAACTACGAGTTCCACCAACGCGTGTACGCCCTGTCCGAGCGCAGACTCACCCTGCGCTTCATCGACCAACTGCTGCACCTGGTCGAGCCGTACAGCCGACGCTGGGTGCGTTCGGGCCACGACCTCGAACGCATCGACGACGAACACCAGCAGATGGTCGACGCGTTGCGCAACCGCGACGCCGCGGCCCTGCGCCGCGCAATCACCGCACACGTCGAAGGCGGCCGTGATCACGTCATGGCCGCACAGCGGAAGAGCTGA
- a CDS encoding maleylpyruvate isomerase N-terminal domain-containing protein gives MPELYGRIAERFGELIINCPQGGWKAASPCPGWTAGDVVAHVVTNHRRAVTGLDGSGYSAPRRGLS, from the coding sequence GTGCCGGAGCTTTATGGGCGGATCGCGGAGCGTTTCGGGGAGTTGATCATTAATTGCCCGCAAGGTGGATGGAAGGCCGCGTCTCCGTGTCCTGGTTGGACGGCTGGGGACGTTGTGGCCCACGTGGTCACGAATCACCGGCGAGCCGTCACCGGGCTGGATGGGTCGGGTTACTCGGCGCCGAGGCGAGGGCTTTCCTGA
- a CDS encoding acyltransferase family protein produces the protein MTAQTPPSHRRSRSRTTAPPSPAGRHIAPLDGLRGLAVLGVLFFHAGHFNGGFLGVDLFFVLSGFLITGLLLREARTRNGRIDLPGFWGRRARRLLPALAVMIAGTLLLLWTFGPPVLLRHALDDTPWVLSNLTNWHFIADQVGYWQAGDTRVFGHLWSIAVEEQFYLLWPLVIGLAARGRHGDRCVAAVAVTGAALSLIAMIALTNPVDTTRVYEGTDTRAFSLLLGALMATAPAVRLLARISERTAGWWALILACGIGAYWITADGQNSPSLFHGGLFLHALAAALLIACLARAPRTPLGQILGTRALRWFGLISYSLYLWHWPVYLILSEERLGMAGWSRTALILGVSIAAAAVSKTLVEDPIRFRSPWAQGRTGAAALLATFIALAALWALIPEPRTGAGTVDITRLTSGAPAEPGPRPPSGAL, from the coding sequence ATGACCGCCCAGACGCCCCCCTCCCACCGACGCTCCCGCTCCCGGACCACGGCTCCGCCGTCACCCGCCGGGCGGCACATCGCCCCTCTCGACGGACTGCGGGGGCTCGCCGTCCTGGGCGTGCTGTTCTTCCACGCCGGCCACTTCAACGGCGGCTTCCTCGGTGTCGACCTGTTCTTCGTCCTGTCCGGCTTCCTGATCACCGGTCTGCTGCTGAGGGAGGCACGGACACGCAACGGCCGCATCGACCTCCCCGGCTTCTGGGGACGGCGCGCACGCCGACTGCTTCCCGCGCTCGCCGTCATGATCGCGGGCACCCTGCTGCTCCTGTGGACCTTCGGCCCGCCGGTCCTGCTCCGCCACGCCCTCGACGACACCCCCTGGGTGCTGTCGAACCTCACCAACTGGCACTTCATCGCCGACCAGGTCGGCTACTGGCAGGCCGGCGACACCCGGGTCTTCGGTCATCTGTGGAGCATCGCCGTCGAGGAGCAGTTCTATCTCCTGTGGCCGCTGGTGATCGGCCTCGCGGCCCGCGGCCGGCACGGAGACCGGTGCGTCGCCGCGGTGGCCGTGACCGGCGCCGCCCTCTCACTGATCGCCATGATCGCCCTCACCAACCCGGTCGACACCACCCGCGTCTACGAGGGCACCGACACCCGCGCCTTCTCCCTCCTCCTCGGCGCACTCATGGCCACCGCCCCCGCGGTTCGCCTCCTGGCCCGCATCAGCGAACGAACGGCCGGATGGTGGGCCCTCATCCTGGCCTGCGGGATCGGCGCCTACTGGATCACCGCCGACGGACAGAACTCCCCCTCGCTCTTCCACGGCGGGCTCTTCCTCCACGCACTGGCCGCGGCCCTGCTGATCGCCTGCCTCGCCCGGGCCCCGCGCACCCCCCTCGGACAGATCCTCGGCACGCGCGCCCTGCGCTGGTTCGGCCTGATCTCCTACAGCCTCTACCTGTGGCACTGGCCCGTCTACCTGATCCTCAGCGAGGAACGCCTCGGCATGGCCGGCTGGAGCCGTACGGCCCTCATCCTCGGCGTATCCATCGCAGCCGCCGCCGTCTCCAAGACGCTCGTCGAAGACCCCATCCGGTTCCGTTCCCCCTGGGCACAAGGCCGCACAGGAGCAGCCGCCCTCCTCGCCACCTTCATCGCACTGGCAGCCCTATGGGCGCTCATCCCCGAACCACGAACCGGAGCCGGCACCGTCGACATCACGCGCCTCACCTCCGGAGCACCCGCCGAACCCGGACCCCGCCCTCCCAGCGGCGCGCTTTGA
- a CDS encoding SGNH/GDSL hydrolase family protein: MNSTNSFSPRRRHTIGLALLAATSGLALTACGGADNARTGTTTTATAAPGDQPSAGREKKGTGPKKLLWMGDSIGEAQAPALGAAMTAGGVDFTSMAAAGGGGVIGEMAAPTWESLPKELASFKPDVVAYQITTFDWGTPQEQRAAYERLAETVNDAGAELVIVSAPPFKIDDFYKPHAAAINAAPKSAKNVADQRPDTVHFLDASTLWGNDSAAAKAQRSKDGIHSCQQGSAAFAQWFGKELNALYAFTPAAADQWATGAWTAEKVYGKFGCS; the protein is encoded by the coding sequence ATGAACAGCACGAACTCTTTCTCTCCCCGACGTCGGCACACCATCGGCCTCGCCCTCCTCGCGGCGACGAGTGGGCTTGCCCTCACCGCCTGCGGTGGTGCCGACAACGCTCGTACCGGCACCACCACCACGGCAACCGCAGCACCCGGCGACCAGCCGTCCGCCGGCCGTGAGAAGAAGGGCACGGGGCCGAAGAAACTCCTGTGGATGGGCGACTCCATCGGCGAGGCACAGGCCCCGGCTCTCGGGGCGGCGATGACCGCCGGCGGCGTGGACTTCACGTCCATGGCCGCCGCCGGTGGTGGCGGCGTCATCGGCGAGATGGCCGCCCCGACCTGGGAATCACTTCCCAAAGAACTGGCCTCGTTCAAGCCGGACGTCGTCGCCTACCAGATCACCACCTTCGACTGGGGTACTCCACAGGAGCAGCGCGCCGCCTACGAGCGCCTGGCCGAGACCGTGAACGACGCGGGCGCCGAACTCGTCATCGTGTCCGCACCCCCCTTCAAGATCGACGACTTCTACAAGCCCCACGCGGCCGCGATCAACGCCGCGCCGAAGTCGGCCAAGAACGTCGCCGACCAGCGTCCGGACACCGTCCACTTCCTCGATGCCTCAACGCTATGGGGCAACGACAGCGCCGCGGCCAAGGCGCAGCGCAGCAAGGACGGCATCCACTCCTGCCAGCAGGGCTCGGCAGCGTTCGCGCAGTGGTTCGGCAAGGAGCTCAACGCGCTCTACGCCTTCACCCCGGCAGCGGCCGACCAGTGGGCCACAGGGGCATGGACCGCGGAGAAGGTCTACGGAAAGTTCGGCTGCTCGTAG
- a CDS encoding polysaccharide deacetylase family protein, producing MSNDTHSARHARPVRRVVVTTAVVLVLAGTAAVATTLDTGDKATSDNPAGPNTAADPAPPTPALPTPAVDPAIVRESEDNGKTVNLTLDDGPDPRWTPQALELLKRYKAQAVFCLTGPNAAAHPDLVKRIVAEGHRLCDHAVSHDTAMDKKPVAYQQKEILDAKKMIDQASGGARIWYYRAPGGAFTPPSRRIAAAHGMRNLGWNVDPGDFRRPGADMIVRAVKNQLPKGPTVLLHDGGGNRAQTIEALEQLLPWFTEQGYAFSFPRAT from the coding sequence ATGAGCAATGACACACACAGCGCCCGGCACGCCCGCCCAGTCCGACGGGTGGTGGTCACCACCGCCGTGGTCCTCGTTCTGGCAGGAACGGCCGCCGTCGCCACGACGCTGGATACGGGCGACAAGGCAACCAGCGACAATCCGGCGGGCCCGAACACGGCTGCCGATCCCGCCCCGCCCACACCCGCCCTGCCCACACCCGCCGTGGACCCGGCCATCGTCCGGGAGTCCGAGGACAACGGGAAGACGGTGAACCTCACGCTCGACGACGGCCCCGACCCACGCTGGACCCCCCAGGCACTGGAACTGCTCAAGCGGTACAAGGCCCAGGCCGTCTTCTGCCTGACCGGCCCGAACGCCGCCGCCCACCCCGACCTCGTCAAAAGGATCGTCGCCGAGGGACACCGGCTGTGCGACCACGCGGTCAGCCACGACACCGCCATGGACAAGAAGCCCGTCGCCTACCAGCAGAAGGAAATCCTCGACGCCAAAAAGATGATCGACCAGGCATCCGGCGGAGCCCGCATCTGGTACTACCGCGCCCCCGGCGGCGCCTTCACCCCGCCGAGTCGCCGGATCGCGGCGGCCCACGGGATGCGGAACCTCGGCTGGAACGTCGACCCCGGCGACTTCCGCCGGCCCGGCGCCGACATGATCGTCCGCGCGGTGAAGAACCAACTCCCCAAAGGGCCGACCGTTCTCCTTCACGACGGGGGCGGGAACCGCGCCCAGACGATCGAGGCCCTGGAACAGCTTCTCCCATGGTTCACCGAGCAGGGCTACGCCTTCAGCTTCCCCCGGGCCACATAG
- a CDS encoding response regulator transcription factor, whose protein sequence is MARVLLIEDDPAVQKGVSLALGRRGHDVEVAARGETGLLALERYRPDLVLLDLMLPQMSGLEVCRRIRESKQVPIIILSARGDEIDMVVGLEAGADDYITKPAGGAIIEARMKAVLRRVAPAQDAQEAIPPAGAEHYGDLTVDRTTLVVTKHGAELALAPSELKLLLFLTAAPGQVYSRQQLLEQVWEYVFYGDVRLVDACVMRLRAKIENHPRRPVYVQTVRGFGYRFGPVE, encoded by the coding sequence ATGGCACGAGTCCTGCTGATCGAAGACGACCCCGCCGTGCAGAAGGGCGTCTCGCTCGCGCTCGGTCGCCGGGGTCACGACGTGGAGGTCGCCGCCCGGGGCGAGACCGGACTCCTCGCCCTGGAGCGCTACCGGCCCGACCTGGTCCTGCTCGATCTGATGCTGCCGCAGATGAGCGGCCTGGAGGTGTGCCGCCGAATCCGGGAGAGCAAGCAGGTTCCGATCATCATCCTCTCCGCGCGGGGCGACGAGATCGACATGGTCGTCGGCCTGGAGGCGGGTGCCGACGACTACATCACCAAACCGGCCGGCGGCGCGATCATCGAAGCCCGGATGAAGGCCGTCCTGCGCCGGGTCGCACCCGCCCAGGACGCCCAGGAGGCGATACCTCCGGCAGGAGCGGAGCACTACGGCGACCTCACGGTGGACCGCACCACCCTGGTGGTGACCAAACACGGCGCCGAACTGGCCCTGGCCCCGTCCGAGCTCAAGCTGCTGCTGTTCCTGACCGCAGCCCCGGGCCAGGTCTACAGCCGGCAACAGCTGTTGGAGCAGGTCTGGGAGTACGTCTTCTACGGGGACGTCCGACTCGTCGACGCCTGTGTGATGCGGCTGCGCGCCAAGATCGAGAACCATCCGCGCCGGCCAGTGTACGTGCAGACCGTGCGCGGCTTCGGCTACCGCTTCGGACCCGTGGAGTGA
- a CDS encoding sensor histidine kinase — MNTRLSFPRGLRVRLVAAFLLAAAFGALLTAGLTFQQARSAILERTQDSAVADLRTQLDSLAPDLTMPPSNNDLRDLTLQLDRAGGARAWRSSASYQGGDPVPASPDAPPVPRGLRETVRDTGEAAYERTERDGRPWLSVGMPVAYTHDPTRPTSAGKLSGLTVYASFPLDDDQADIAALVTAARTGAIPSLVLAVIPALFAARSVLRPVRRLRSGAERVAAGRFDTRLDAEGHDELADLTRSFNTMAATLQKDDAELRRMEAGARRFAADVAHELRTPLAAMVAVTEVLDEDAASGALPADTADAVRLISEETRKIARMVEDLMEVSRFDAKAAALDAEDLDLRAIVSKTLRLRGWADDERVRTDLPTPVPVHADPRRVDVVLANLIGNALRHGSPPVTVSARVEYGKAVVTVTDQGPGIPGDVLPHVFERFYKADAARTRSEGSGLGLAIAQENVLLHGGTLTAGNTSGRGAVFILTLPLAASPQEQR; from the coding sequence GTGAACACCCGGCTCTCCTTCCCCCGGGGGCTGCGGGTACGGCTCGTCGCGGCGTTCCTTCTGGCCGCGGCGTTCGGCGCGCTGCTCACCGCGGGCCTCACCTTCCAGCAGGCCCGCTCGGCCATCCTGGAGCGCACCCAGGACTCCGCCGTCGCCGACCTGCGCACCCAGCTCGATTCCCTCGCCCCCGACCTGACCATGCCGCCCAGCAACAACGACCTGCGCGACCTGACGCTCCAGCTCGACCGGGCCGGAGGCGCCCGGGCATGGCGGTCCTCCGCCTCGTACCAGGGCGGCGATCCCGTTCCGGCTTCCCCCGACGCACCACCCGTGCCCCGCGGACTCCGCGAAACCGTCCGGGACACGGGCGAGGCAGCATACGAACGCACCGAACGCGACGGCCGTCCCTGGCTGTCCGTCGGCATGCCCGTCGCCTACACCCATGACCCGACACGACCCACCAGCGCGGGCAAGCTCTCCGGACTCACCGTCTACGCCTCCTTCCCCCTCGACGACGACCAGGCCGACATCGCCGCTCTCGTCACCGCCGCCCGCACCGGAGCGATACCCTCACTCGTCCTCGCCGTCATCCCGGCCCTGTTCGCCGCACGCAGCGTGCTGCGCCCGGTACGACGGCTGCGCAGCGGCGCCGAACGCGTCGCCGCAGGCAGATTCGACACCCGCCTCGACGCCGAGGGACACGACGAACTCGCCGATCTGACCCGTTCCTTCAACACCATGGCCGCGACCCTCCAGAAGGACGACGCCGAACTGCGCCGCATGGAAGCGGGCGCGCGCCGTTTCGCGGCCGACGTCGCCCACGAGCTGCGCACCCCCCTCGCGGCCATGGTTGCCGTCACGGAGGTCCTCGACGAGGACGCCGCGTCCGGCGCCCTGCCCGCCGACACCGCCGACGCCGTCCGGCTGATCAGCGAGGAGACCCGCAAGATCGCCCGGATGGTCGAGGATCTGATGGAGGTGTCCCGTTTCGATGCCAAGGCCGCCGCCCTGGACGCGGAGGATCTGGACCTGCGGGCCATCGTGTCCAAGACCCTCCGGCTGCGCGGCTGGGCCGATGACGAACGCGTCCGCACCGACCTGCCGACCCCGGTTCCGGTACACGCCGACCCCCGTCGTGTCGACGTCGTCCTGGCCAACCTCATCGGCAACGCCCTGCGCCACGGCAGTCCCCCCGTCACCGTCTCCGCCCGAGTCGAGTACGGCAAGGCGGTCGTCACGGTCACCGACCAAGGCCCCGGCATCCCCGGCGACGTGCTTCCCCATGTCTTCGAACGCTTCTACAAAGCCGACGCGGCACGCACCCGCTCGGAAGGCAGCGGCCTCGGCCTGGCCATCGCCCAGGAGAACGTCCTCCTGCACGGCGGCACCCTGACCGCGGGCAACACATCCGGCCGCGGAGCCGTCTTCATCCTCACCCTTCCGCTCGCCGCCTCCCCCCAGGAACAGCGATGA
- a CDS encoding GerMN domain-containing protein translates to MTHHLQRRHALRSCAAALLVAAATGCGISATGPVQAGAPASGIPQPGTENSSVRIYFSSPYGPRAVTRPTDRALDPQQALDLLLKGPTPAERERGLATQVPSMGGRLTATTTTGTVDVSIPLQVAADDLDVTAVSQIVCTAAHAQVPGDRPATQVHIRIHENNIRTENPWTVRCGPNGTATPVK, encoded by the coding sequence ATGACCCACCACCTCCAACGCCGGCACGCCCTCCGCAGCTGCGCTGCCGCCCTGCTCGTCGCTGCGGCCACCGGTTGCGGGATCAGCGCCACCGGACCGGTGCAGGCGGGCGCGCCCGCCTCGGGCATTCCGCAACCCGGCACCGAGAACAGCTCCGTGCGCATCTACTTCTCCTCCCCCTACGGGCCCCGCGCCGTCACCCGCCCCACGGACCGGGCACTCGACCCGCAACAGGCTCTCGACCTGCTCCTGAAGGGCCCTACCCCCGCCGAACGCGAACGCGGCCTGGCCACCCAGGTCCCCTCGATGGGCGGTCGACTCACCGCCACCACGACAACCGGCACCGTCGACGTTTCCATCCCCCTCCAAGTCGCCGCAGACGACCTGGACGTCACGGCCGTCAGCCAAATCGTCTGCACCGCCGCCCACGCCCAGGTCCCAGGCGACAGACCCGCGACCCAGGTCCACATCCGCATCCACGAGAACAACATCCGTACCGAGAATCCGTGGACGGTCCGCTGCGGCCCCAACGGCACCGCGACCCCCGTCAAATGA
- a CDS encoding NAD(P)/FAD-dependent oxidoreductase: MNEMQTRQRVRGVVVVGAGVAGVQTGVALREGGFSGPVTLIGAEPHQPYDRPPLSKEVLLGRAEDSAFEVDFAALGIDLRLGCEVTGLRHAARELDTDAGPVPYDILVIASGTEPVTLPGTAAVPGVHLLRTLDDARRLKPVLERRDDIVVVGAGWIGAEFTTAARHAGCAVTVIEAAARPLAGALPAEVTAPMADWYTEAGVTLITGGRVSSVEPGAVVLADGRRVPADAVVVGIGARPATGWLDGSGIGTGPDGAITADTRLRTCLSGVYAVGDCASFPSARYGRRLLVHHWDNALQGPRTAAADIIARTVSHGHRPTGPMPQPPENHDPVPYFWSEQFGRYVQYAGDHRDADTLLWRGSPADPTWSVLWLCDGALVALLTVDRPRDLAQGRRIIETGKRLNPEMAANPVAALKAAVR, encoded by the coding sequence ATGAACGAGATGCAAACGCGACAGCGGGTACGCGGTGTGGTGGTCGTCGGCGCGGGCGTGGCGGGTGTGCAGACGGGTGTCGCCCTGCGGGAAGGGGGCTTCAGTGGCCCCGTCACTCTGATCGGCGCCGAACCCCATCAGCCCTACGACCGGCCCCCTCTCTCCAAGGAGGTCCTTCTGGGCAGGGCCGAGGACTCGGCCTTCGAGGTCGACTTCGCGGCGCTGGGCATCGACCTGCGACTCGGCTGTGAGGTGACCGGCCTCCGCCACGCGGCACGAGAGCTGGACACCGATGCGGGCCCTGTCCCGTACGACATCCTCGTGATCGCCAGTGGCACCGAGCCCGTCACCCTGCCCGGCACGGCGGCTGTCCCCGGCGTGCACCTGCTGCGCACCCTCGACGACGCTCGCCGCCTGAAGCCCGTTCTCGAACGCCGGGACGACATCGTCGTGGTCGGAGCGGGCTGGATCGGTGCCGAGTTCACCACCGCCGCCCGGCACGCCGGATGCGCGGTCACCGTCATCGAGGCCGCCGCCCGTCCCCTCGCCGGAGCACTGCCCGCCGAGGTGACCGCCCCCATGGCCGACTGGTACACGGAGGCGGGCGTCACCCTCATCACCGGCGGACGCGTGTCCTCCGTCGAGCCCGGCGCCGTCGTCCTGGCGGACGGCCGGCGCGTTCCCGCGGACGCCGTGGTCGTGGGCATCGGCGCCCGGCCGGCCACCGGCTGGCTCGACGGCTCCGGGATCGGGACCGGCCCGGACGGGGCCATTACCGCCGACACTCGCCTGCGCACCTGCCTGTCCGGCGTGTACGCCGTGGGGGACTGCGCCTCCTTCCCCTCGGCACGCTACGGCCGACGGCTGCTGGTGCACCACTGGGACAACGCACTCCAGGGCCCCCGAACGGCCGCCGCCGACATCATCGCCCGTACGGTCTCGCACGGTCACCGGCCGACCGGACCGATGCCCCAGCCTCCGGAGAACCATGACCCGGTGCCGTACTTCTGGTCCGAGCAGTTCGGCCGGTACGTGCAGTACGCGGGCGACCACCGGGACGCCGACACGCTTCTGTGGCGCGGCAGTCCCGCGGACCCCACCTGGTCGGTGCTGTGGCTGTGTGACGGAGCACTCGTGGCCCTCCTCACCGTCGACAGGCCACGGGACCTGGCGCAGGGGCGCCGCATCATCGAGACGGGCAAACGTTTGAACCCCGAGATGGCCGCGAACCCCGTGGCCGCGTTGAAGGCCGCTGTCCGCTGA
- a CDS encoding alpha/beta hydrolase, whose product MHFEQMTVDGVFIEHAAPETDPVAPPIVFVHGAGHGSWVWENHLRYFAAQGRNCYAFSWFNHRGSRDLPAGEFLKRSLVDTVEELETVVGVAGEPPVLITHSMGAIVAQKYAENHPVAAQIHITPAICAEVGLDVDVEIDPTTPVNSGPFERAWELYLGGASEEDARRYHALLSDESPRAIKEGVNALVSVDRTRLGGPSLFIAAEHDVIVRAEAVRRSADWFGSDYLFLHDRSHNVALEPRWRETADRIQSWLTHKTW is encoded by the coding sequence ATGCATTTTGAACAGATGACAGTGGACGGCGTTTTCATCGAGCATGCGGCGCCGGAAACCGACCCGGTCGCCCCGCCCATTGTTTTCGTCCACGGCGCAGGCCACGGGAGCTGGGTGTGGGAGAACCACCTGCGGTACTTCGCCGCTCAGGGCCGGAACTGCTATGCCTTCAGCTGGTTCAACCACCGCGGATCCCGTGACCTGCCCGCCGGCGAGTTCCTGAAGCGCTCACTGGTCGACACCGTGGAAGAGCTGGAGACCGTGGTCGGGGTCGCCGGGGAGCCGCCCGTCCTCATCACCCACAGTATGGGCGCCATCGTCGCCCAGAAGTACGCCGAGAACCATCCCGTGGCCGCGCAGATCCACATCACACCGGCCATCTGCGCGGAGGTCGGTCTCGACGTCGATGTGGAGATCGATCCGACGACTCCGGTGAATTCCGGGCCTTTCGAGCGGGCGTGGGAGCTCTACCTCGGCGGCGCCTCCGAGGAGGATGCGCGCCGTTACCACGCGCTTCTCTCGGATGAATCGCCCCGGGCCATCAAGGAAGGGGTGAACGCCCTGGTGAGCGTGGACCGTACGCGCCTGGGCGGACCGTCCCTCTTCATCGCGGCCGAACACGATGTGATCGTCCGGGCGGAGGCCGTCCGCCGGAGCGCGGATTGGTTCGGCTCCGACTACCTGTTCCTGCACGACCGCTCGCACAACGTGGCGCTGGAGCCCCGCTGGCGGGAGACGGCGGACCGCATCCAGTCCTGGCTCACTCACAAGACCTGGTGA
- a CDS encoding Rid family hydrolase, producing MSRTEIGPRVVGGKLMYNHAVRVDGTQSLLFVAGHEARDDRGTVVHKGDMAGQIRLTIERLGSTVTEAGMTMADVVQIRVFTTDLAECKAQYGVLMDELAAVHCRPASLLAEVSALSDPDMLIEIEALAATGI from the coding sequence ATGAGCCGTACGGAGATCGGCCCGCGCGTGGTGGGCGGAAAGCTGATGTACAACCACGCCGTCCGGGTCGACGGGACGCAGAGCCTTTTGTTCGTCGCGGGCCACGAGGCGCGTGACGACCGGGGAACCGTCGTCCACAAGGGAGACATGGCGGGCCAGATCAGACTCACGATCGAGCGGCTCGGCAGCACGGTCACCGAAGCGGGGATGACGATGGCGGACGTAGTGCAGATCCGCGTCTTCACCACCGACCTGGCCGAGTGCAAGGCACAGTACGGGGTCCTCATGGACGAGCTCGCCGCGGTCCACTGCCGGCCGGCCAGCCTCCTGGCCGAGGTCAGCGCCCTGTCCGACCCGGACATGCTGATCGAGATCGAAGCCCTCGCCGCGACGGGCATCTGA